In Agelaius phoeniceus isolate bAgePho1 chromosome 33, bAgePho1.hap1, whole genome shotgun sequence, the DNA window tctgtcccagtgtccccatgggtgACCCAAGCcgtgtcccagtgtcccaggagtgtccccaagtccctcccagtatccccaagggccatcccagtgtccccatgtccctcccagtgtccccatgggtgTCCCCAGatccctcccagtgtccccaggggccatcccagtgtccccagtaatgtccccatgtccctcccagtgtccccaagggatgtccccatgtccctcccggtgtccccaactccatcccagtgtccccaagggtGTCCCAAGCCATGTCCCAGTGTCTCCAGGAGTGTCCCCaagtccctcccagtgtccccaggtcccTCCCGGTATCCCCTGTcatgtcccaatgtccccaagggtgtccccaggtccctcccagggatgtccccagccgtgtccccttgtccccatgagtgtccccatgtccccagggatgtccccaggtccctcccaatgtccccaactccatcccagtgtccccaagggtGCCCCAAGccatgtcccagtgtccccaagggtgtccccatgtccctcccggtgtccccagtaGAGTCCCCAggtccctcccagtgtccccggggatgtccccaggtccctcccagtgtccccaagtccctcccggtgtccccaagtccctcccagtgtccccaagggtgtccccaggtccctcccagggatgtccccaggtCCCTCCCGATGTCCCCAAAAGTGTCGCGATGTCGCCAAGGCCACCCCAAGGGGTCCCCGAGGCTGGCGCCGTGTCCTGGGGGCCACAAGGAGCGCCCAGGGGTCCCCAAGgcgtccccaaggtgtcccgaGGTGTTCCCACGTCCCCAGGAGTGTCCCCAAGTCCCCCCCAgtgatgtccccatgtccctcccagtgtcccctgtcatgtcccagtgtccccaagggtgtccccaggtccATCCCAGTTTCCCCAGTGATGTCCCAGTGTTCCCACGTCCCCAGgagtgtccccaaatcccccccaatgatgtccccatgtccctctcAGTGTCCTCAAGTccatcctggtgtccccatgtccccaggacatccccaagtccctccctgtgtccccaagggtgtccccatgtccctcccgGTGTCCTCAGCcatgtccccttgtccccatgtccctcccagtgtccccagggatgtccccatgtccctcctggtgtccccagggatctccccgtgtccctcccagtgtccccaaggaccatcccggtgtccccatgtccctcccggtgtccccaagtccctcctggtgtccccagggtgtccccaagtccctcccagggatgtccccaggtccctctcggtgtccccagggatgtCCACAGGTccctcctggtgtccccaagtccctcccggtgtccccaagggtgtccccaggtccctcccagggatgtccccatgtccctcctggtgtccccaaaAAGGCTCCAACGCTCTCTCTCCGGTCTCAGCTTTATTTGAACGTCCCCAGGTGCCCCTGGGGGGttcctccaggtgtccccaggtgtccccaaggtgtccccaaggtgtccccaaggtgtcacTTGTAGAACTCGTGCTCCTGCTCGTCCTTCTTGATGACGGTTTTGTAGGCCTTCTCAAAGTCCTTGGCCAGCACGATGTACCTGTTCTCCCTGACCGCCAGCATGCCACCCTGGGGACAAtgtcacctgagtgtcacctcagtgtcacctgggtgtcacctgggacacctgagtgtcacctgtgtcacctacAGCCACCCACAGCCACACCTGTGCCAGCACCGTGTACCTGTTCTCCCTGACCGCCAGCATGCCACCCTGGGGACAATgtcaccccagtgtcacctcagtgtcacctgggacacctgagtgtcacctgtgtcacctacAGCcacccacagccagccctgagTCACCTGCACTGAGCCACAGCCACACCTGTGccagccacagccagccctgtgtcacctgtgccagcaCCGTGTACCTGTTCTCCCGCATAGACAGCATGCCACCCTGTGAATGTCACCCGAgtgtcacctcagtgtcacctgggacacctgagtgtcacctgtgtcacctgcactgagccacagccacacctgtgtcacccacAGCCACACCTGTGCCAGCACCGTGTACCTGTTCTCCCTGACTGCCAGCatgccaccctggggacagggacacctgtgtcacctgagtgtcacctgtgtgtcacctgtgttaCCTAcagccagccctgtgtccctgttcTCCCTGACCGCCAGCATGCCACCCCTGCCAATgtcaccccagtgtcacctgggacacctgagtgtcacctgtgtcacctacAGCcacccacagccagccctgagTCACCTGCACTGAGCTACAGCcagccctgtgtcacctgtgtcacccacagccacacctgtgtcacctgtgccagcaCCGTGTACCTGTTCTGCACTGCCAGCATGCCACCCTGCCAATgtcaccccagtgtcacctgggacacctgagtgtcacctgtgtcacctacagccagccctgtgtcacctgtgccagcaCTGTGTACCTGTTCTCCCTGACCGCCAGCATGCCACCCTGCCAATgtcaccccagtgtcaccccagtgtcacctgtgtcacccacagccacacctgtgtcacccacagccacacctgtgtcacccacagccacacctgtgtcacctgtgtcacctgtgtcacctgagtGTCCCCTCAGTATCAGCCACACTGAGCTACAGCCacacctgccccagctccacccAGGCGTGCCCaacacctgtcccaggtgtgcccaggtgtgcccaggtgtgcccaggtgtgtctcagctgtgtccaggtgtgcccaggtgtgtcccagctgtgtccaggtgtacccaggtgtaccCCAGGTGTACCCCAGAtgtacccaggtgtatcccaggtgtgtcccaggtgtgtcccaggtgcaCCCAGGTACATccaggtgtatcccagctgtgcccagctgtgcccaggtgtgtctcaggtgTACCCaagtgtgtcccaggtgtgtacCCAGGTGcacccaggtgtgtcccaggtgtgtcccaggtgtgtcccaggtgtgcccagctgtgccctcacCTCCTGGCAGATGGAGTTGATGTCGGCCCCCGAGATCTTGTCCGGCCGCGCCACGTCTGGGGCAGGGGTCAAGGAAACGGCGCAGgcgtgcccaggtgtgcccaggtacccccaggtgtgcccaggtgtgtgcccaggtgccctcaggtgtgcccagggcatgtccaggtgtgcccaggtgtgtgcccaggtgccctcaggtgtgcccaggtgtgtccttGGTGcgtccaggtgtgcccagggcatgttcaggtgtgcccaggtgtgtgcccaggaaCCCCCAGGTTTTCTAAccctccccagctgtgcccaggtgcccccaggtgtgtttccaaccctccccaggtgtgcccaggtgtgcccaggtgtgtttctaaccccatccagccttgcccaggtgcccccaggtgtggtTTTAACcccccccagctgtgcccaggtgtgtgcccaggtgtccccaggtgtgaccccaggtgctcccaggtgtgtccccaggtgtgaccccaggtgcccccagctgcccccaggtatgcccaggtgtgcccccaggtgtccccatctgcccccaggtgtgtccccaggtatgtccaggtgtgtccccaggtgtgtccccatctgcccccaggtgtgtccccaggtgtgtccccaggtatgtccaggtgtgtccccaggtgtgtgcccaggtgcccccagctgtgcccaggtgccccccaggtgtccccaggtgtgtccccaggtgcccccaggtatGCCCAGGtatgcccaggtgtgtccccaggtatgcccaggtgtgtccccatctgcccccaggtgtccccaggtgtgcccccaggtgtgggATACAATCCTCCAGGTCCACCTCCTCGGACAGGTTCATCTTGCCGGTGATGGTGGAGAAGATGAGGCGCTTCTGCCGCCGGTCGGGCAGCGGGAACTCGATCTTACGGTCCAGGCGGCCGGGCCGCAGCAGGGCCGGGTCCAGCGTGTCCGCACGGTTGGTGGCCATGatcacctgggcacaggtgaggggtcAGGACACACCTGAGACCCTCAGAACCCCATAGAAATCCATAAAAACTCCATAAAACCTcataaaaccccataaaacctCATAAAACCTCATAGAACCCCCATGGTTCATGGCCCAGGTgtccacctggttggtggccatgatctcctgggcacaggtgaggggtcAGGACACACCTGAGACCCTCAGAACCCCATAGAAATCCATACAAACTCCATAAAACCTCATAAAAACAtctaaaaccccataaaatccccATGGTTCATGGTCCAGGTGTCCCATGGTTGGTGGCCATGATCtcctgggcacaggtgaggggtcAGGACACACCTGAGACCCTCAGAACCCCATAGAAATCCATAAAGACTCCATAAAACCtcataaaaaccccataaaactcCCACAGTTCATGGTCCAGGTGTCCTCACCATTGGTGGCCATGATCTCttgggcacaggtgaggggtcAGGACACACCTGAGATCTCCAGAACCCCATAAAAATCCATAAAGACTCCATAAAACCTCATAAAGCCCCATAGAAACTCCATAAAACCTCATAGAACCCCCATGGTTCATGGCCCAGGTGTGCCCATGGTTGGTGGCCATGatcacctgggcacaggtgaggggtcAGGACACACCTGAGATCTCCAGAACCCCATAGAAATCCATAAAGACTCCATAACACCTCATAAATATCCATAAAACCCCCACAGTTCATGGTCCAGGTGTGCCCATGGTTGGTGGCCATGatcacctgggcacaggtgaggggtcAGGACACACCTGAGACCCTCAGAACCCCATAGAAATCCATACAAACTCCATAAAACCTCATAAAAACAtctaaaaccccataaaactcCCACAGTTCATGGCCCAGGTGTGCCCATGGTTGGTGGCCATGAtctcctggggacaggtgaggggtcAGGACACACCTGACATCTCCAGAACCCCATAAAAATCCATAACAACTCCATAAAACCTCATAAAAACAtctaaaaccccataaaaatccaCAGTTCATGGCCCAGGTGTGCCCATGGTTGGTGGCCATGatcacctgggcacaggtgaggggtcAGGACACACCTGAGATCCTCAGAACCCCATAAAAATCCATAAAGACTCCATAAAACCTCATAAAACCCCATAAACTCCCATGGTTCATGGCCCAGGTgtccacctggttggtggccatgatcacctgggcacaggtgaggggtcAGGAGACACCTGAGACCCTCAGAACCCCATAAAAATCCATAGAAACTccataaaaccccataaaaacatctaaaaccccataaaaaccccaagtTCATGGCCCAGGTGTGCCCATGGTTGGTGGCCATGATCTCCTGGGGACACGTGAGGGATCAGGACACACCTGAGATCTCCAGAACCCCATAAAAATCCATAAAGACTccataaaaccccataaataTCCATAAAACCCCCATGGTTCATGGCCCAGGTGTGCCCATGGTTGGTGGCCATGATCTCCTGGGCACAGGTGACAGGTGAGGACACACCTGAGACCCTCAGAACCATGAGAACCCCAGAACTTCATCTCCAGGTGTCTCCACCTTGGTGGCCGTGGTCACCTggagacacctggggacacctggagacACCTGAGACCCTCCAGAACCATGAGAACTCCAGAACTTCATCTCCAGGTGTCTCCACCTTGGTGGCCATGGTCACCTGGAGatacctggggacacctggagatacctggggacacctggggccacctgaggacacctggggacacctgaggacCCTCCAGAACCATGAGAACCCCAGAATTTCATCTCCAGGTGTCTCCACCTTGGTGGCCATGGTCACCTGGAGACACCTGGGGCCACCTgaggacacctggggacacctgagacCCTCCAGGACCATGAGAACCTCCAGAACTTCATctccaggtgtctccagcttGGTGGCCGTGGTCACCTGGAGATACCTGGAGACACCTGAGAACACCTGGGGCCACCTGAGGacacctggggtcacctggTGCCACCTGGGGTCCCCTGGGCGCACCTTGACGTTGACGTTCTGGTCGAAGCCGTCCATCTGGTTgaggagctccaggaggatcCGTTGGACCTCGCGGTCGGCTTGGGGCGAAAAACGGCGACTTTGGGACCttctgggtttggggggttccaccccagaaaccccaaaattccacccaaaaccccaaagttccacccaaaaccccaaattctgggaaagtgaccccaaaattccaccaaaaaccccagaattccacccaaaacccaaaattccacccaggTGCTCGTGAGTTTCATCCCGAGGTTCTCCAGAAGGTTcctcaccccaaaattccaccaaaaccccaaattctggggaagtgaccccaaaatttcatccaggtgaccccaaattccacccagGTGCTCCTGAGTTTCATCTCAAAGTTCTCCAGAAGGTTCCTCAAGCCCAAATtccaccaaaaccccaaattctgtccaggtgaccccaaaatttcacccaaaaccccaaaattccacccaggTGCTCCTGAGCTTCATCTCAAAGTTCTCCAGAAGGTTCCTCACCCCAAAACTCCACCTGAAACCCCAAATTCTGGGGaagtgaccccaaaattccaccaaaaaccccaaattctgtccaggtgaccccaaaattccacccaaaaccccaaattccacccagGTGCTCCTGAGTTTCACCCTGAGGTTCTCCAGAAGGTTCCTcacccccaaattccaccaaaaaccccaaattctgggGAAGTGACCCCAAATTTtccacccaaaaccccaaattctgtccaggtgaccccaaaattccacccaaaaccccaaaattccacccaggTGCTCCTGAGCTTCATCCCGAGGTTCTCCAGAAGGTTCCTCAAGCCCAAATtccaccaaaaacccccaaaattccaccaaaaCCCCCCCAGACTCCACCCCAATGGAGACCCCTCCCCCGTCTGGGGGTCCTTGACCTCCTCCCACACTCCAAGACCACCCAAAgggtccccaaatcccaccaggGTCTCCATCCCGAGGTTCTCCAGAAGGTTCCTCACCCTCCAAATCCACCTCAAATCCACCTGGGACCTCCCAAACTCCACCTGGGACCTCCCAAACTCCACCTGGGAcctcccaaaccccacccaggACCTCCCAAACTCCAACCAGGACCTCCCAAGCTCCACCCAGGACCTCCCAAACTCCACCTGGGACCTCCCAAACTCCACCTGGGACCTCCCAAACTCCACCCAGGACCACCCAAACTCCAACCAGGACCACCCAAACTCCACCCAGGACCTCCCAAACTCCACCCAGGACCACCCAAACTCCAACCAGGACCTCCCAAACTCCACCCAGGACCACCCAAACTCCAACCGGGACCTCCCAAACTCCACCCAGGACCTCCCTAACTCCACCCAGGACCTCCCAAACTCCACCTGGGACCTCCCAAACTCCACCCAGGACCTCCCAAACTCCAACCAGGACCTCCCAAACTCCACCCGGGACCACCCAAAGTCCAACCTGGGACCACCCAAAGTCCAACCAGGACCACCCAAAGTCCATCCAGGACCTCCCAAAGTCCAACCAGGACCACCCAAACTCCACCCAGGACCACCCAAACTCCACCTGGGACCACCCAAACTCCAACCAGGACCTCCCAAACTCTACCCAGGACCACCCAAAGTCCACCCAGGACCTCCCAAACTCCACCTGGGACCTCCCAAACTCCATCCAGGACCTCCCAAACTCCAACCAGGACCACCCAAACTCCACCCAGGACCTCCCAAACTCCAACCAGGACCTCCTAAAGTCCAACCAGGACCACCCAAACTCCAACCAGGACCACCCAAACTCCAACCAGGACCTCCCAAACTCCAACCAGGACCTCCTAAAGTCCAACCAGGACCTCCCAAACTCCACCCAGGACCTCCCAAACTCCACCCAGGACCACCCAAACTCCACCCAGGACCTCCCAAAGTCCAACCAGGACCACCCAAACTCCACCCAGGACCTCCCAAACTCCACCCCACTGGAGACCCCTCCTCAATTTGGGAGTCTGGGGTCCTCAAACCccacccaggtgtccccagaccCCACCTTGGTCTCCATCCTGAAGTTCTCCAGAACGTTCCTCAAGCCCAAATCCCACCCGGGACCTCCCAAACTCCACCCAGGACCACCCAAACTCCAACCAGGACCACCCAAACTCCAACCAGGACCTCCCAAACTCCAACCAGGACCACCCAAACTCCACCCGGGACCTCCCAAACTCCACCTGGGACCTCCCAAACTCCACCTGGGACCTCCCAAACTCCACCCAGGACCACCCAAACTCCAACCAGGACCTCCTAAAGTCCAACCAGGACCTCCCAAACTCCACCCAGAACCTCCTAAAGTCCAACCAGGACCTCTAAACTCCACCTGGGACCACCCAAACTCCACCTGGGACCACCCAAACTCCACCCAGGACCTCCCAAAGTCCAACCAGGGCCTCCCAAACTCCACCTGGGACCTCCCAAACTCCAACCAGGACCTCCCAAACTCCACCCAGGACCTCCCAAACTCCACCCGGGACCTCCTAAAGTCCAACCAGGACCTCCCAAACTCACACCAGTATCATCCAAACCCcactcaggtgtccccagaccCCACCTTGGTCTCCATCCTGAAGTTCTCCAGAACGTTCCTCAagcccaaatcccacccaggaCCTCCCAAAGTCCACCCAGGACCACCCAAACTCCACCCAGGACCACCCAAACTCCACCTGGGACCTCCCAAACTCCACCCAGGACCTCCCAAACTCCACCCAGGACCTCCCAAACTCCAATCAGGACCACCCAAACTCCACCCAGGACCTCCCAAACTCCAACCAGGACCACCCAAACTCCACCCAGGACCACCCAAACCCCACCCGCTGGAGACCCTTGCCCAGGCCGGGTCCTCACCGCCGGTCTGGGCGTCGAAGCGCTTGGTGGCGATGGCGTCGATCTCGTCGATGAAGATGATGGCCGGCGCGTTCTCCTTGGCCAGGCGGAAAACGTCGCGGACCATGCGCGGGCCCTCGCCCAGGTACTTCTGCACAAACTCCGAGCCCACCACGCGGATGAAGGCGgctggaggggacacagagaaACCCACGGGTTGGGATGTCCAAAAATGCCACCAGGAATCCATGGAGAACGCCAGGAACCCAAAAACATCTCCAGAAATTCCAAAAATGCCACCGGGAACCCATGGAGACCACCAGGAACCAATGGAGACCACCAGGAACCCAAAACATctccagaaaccccaaaaatcccatcagGAACCCATGGAGACCACCAGGAACCAAAACCTCATGGAGACCACCAGGAACCAAAACCTCATGGAGACCACCAGGAACCCAAAACAACctccagaaaccccaaaaattccatatGGAGACCACCAAGAACCCAAAACATctccagaaaccccaaaaatcccactgGAAATCCATGGACACCACCAGGAACCCAAAACATCTCCAGAAATTCCAAAAATTCCATTGGGAACTCATGGAGACCACCAGGAACCCAAAACAACCTCCAGAACCCCATGGAGACCACCAGGAATCCAAAACATctccagaaaccccaaaaatcccataagGAACCCATGGAGACCACCAAGAACCCAAAACCAACTCCAGAAAGCCCAAAAATTCCATATGGAGACCACCAGGAACCCAAAACATCTGCAGAAACCCAGGtgatcccaaaccccacccaggtGCTCTTGACCTTCATCCCAAAGTTCTCCAGAAGGTTCCtcaccccccaaaaaccaaccaGAACCTCCTCAAACCccacccaggtgtccccaaaccccacccagatgaccccaaaccccaaccaGGTATTTTTGACCTTTATCCTGAAGTTCTCCAGAAGGTTcctcaccccaaaaaccacccagaacctccccaaaccccacccaggtGTCACCAAACCTCTCAAGATGACCGCAAACCCTACTGagatgtccccaaaccccactgaGATGATCCCAAACCTCTCGagatgtccccaaacccctcccaggtGTCACCAAACCCgtcccaggtgaccccaaaccccactgagatgatcccaaaccccacccaggtgtccccaaaccccacccaggtgtccccaaacccctcccaggtgtccccaggtgtccccaggtgtccccaggtgtccccaggagctCACCTGTGGTGTGGTGGGCCACGGCCTTGGCCAGCATGGTCTTCCCGCAGCCGGGGGGGCCGTACATGAGCACCCCCCGGGGGGGGTCAATGCCGATCTGCACCGGAGAGGACACGGGGAGGACACGGGAAGGACACGGGAAGGACACGGGAAGGACACGGGAAGGACACGGAGAGGACACGGGAAGGACACGGGGAGGACACGGAGAGGACACGGGAAGGACACGGGAAGGACACGGGGAGGACACGGGGAGGACACGGGGAGGACACGGGGAGGACACGGGGAGGACACGGAGGGGACACGGGAAGGACACGGGAAGGACACGGGAAGGACACGGGGAGGACACGGGAAGGACACGGGAAGGACACGGGAAGGACACGGAGAGGACACGGAGAGGACACGGAGAGGACACGGAGAGGACACAGTGAGGACACCCAGGGACCTCAGGGGGACCTGGGGACCTCCTCCTGAAGGTCCTCAAAGCCACCTGAGGGTCTCCAAGGTGACCTGAGGGTCCTCAAGGTGTCCTGGAGATCACCCGAGGTCCTCAAGGTGACCTGAGGGGCCTCAGGGTGACCTGGGGACCTCCAAGGGGACCTGAGGGCTTCAAGGTGACCTGGAGATCACCTGAAGGTCCTTAAGGGGACCTGGAGGTCACCCGAAGGTCCTCAAAGCCACCTGAGGTCCTCAAGGTGACCTGAGGGTCTCCAAGGTGTCCTGGAGGTCTCCAAGGTTACCTGGAGATCACCTGAGGGGCCTCAAGGTGTCCTTGAGGGTCTCCAAGGTGACCTGGGGGGCCTCAAGGTGACCAGGAGATCACCCAAGGTCCTCAAGGTGACCTGAGGGTCTCCAAGGTGACCTGGAGGTCACCTGAAGGTCCTCAAAGCCACCTGAGGGTCTCCAAGGTGACCTGAGGGGCCTCAAGGTGTCCTGGAGATCACCTGAGGGGCTCAAGGTGACCTGAAGGTCCTCAAGGTGACCTGAGGGTCTCCAAGATGACCTGGAGGTCCTCAAGGTGTCCTGGACATCACCTGAGGAGCCTCAAGGTGTCCTGGAGATCACCTGAGGTCCTCAAAGCCACCTGAGGGTCTCCAAGGTGAACTGGAGGTGATCGGAGGTCCCAGAGGTCCCCAGAAGGTCCCTGAAGGTCCCCAGGACATCCCCGGGACATCCAGCACATCCCCAGAAGGTCCCAGAAGGTCCCCAGGAGGTCCCCAGGACatccccaggatgtccccagaAGGTCCCCAGAaggtccccaggatgtcccaggatgtccccaggaGGTCCCCAGGACATCCCCAGAAGGTCCCAGGAGGTCCCAGAAGGTCCCAGAAGGTTCCAGAAGGTCCCCAGGACATCCAGGACATCCCCAGGACATCCCCAGAAGGCCCCAGAAGGCCCCAGAAGGTCCCCAGGAGGTCCCAGGACATCCCCAGAGGTGCCCAGAAGGTCCCCAGAAGGTCCCAGAAGGTGCCCAGGACATCCCCAGAAGttcccaggatgtccccagaAGGTCCCCAGAAGGTCCAGAAGGTCCCAGAAGGTCCCCAGGACATCCCCAGGAGATCCCAGAAGGTCCCCAGCAGGTCCAGGAGGTCCCAGAGGTCCCCAGGAGGTCCCCAGGACATCCCCAGAGGTGCCCAGAAGATCCCCAGGAGGTCCCAGGACatccccaggatgtccccagaATGTCCCCAGAAGATCCCCAGAAtgtccccatgatgtccccaGAAGGTCCCCAGGAGGTCCCAAGATGTCCCCAGAAGGCCCCAGAAGGTTCCAGAAGGTCCCAAGATGTCCCCAGAAGGTCCCCAGAAGGTCCCAGGACATCCCCAGAAGGTCCCAGGAGGTCCCCAGAAGGTCCCAGAAGGTCCCCAGGACATCCCCAGAAGGTCTCCAGAaggtccccaggatgtccccagcaGGTCCAGGAGGTCCCAGAGGTCCCCAGGACATCCCCAGAAGGTCCCAGGAGGTCCCCAGAAGGTCCCAGGAGGCTCCAGAAGGTTCCAGAAGGTCCCCAGGACATCCCCAGAAGGTCCCAGAAGGTCCCCAGGAGATCCCAGGACATCCCCAGAAGGTCCCCAGAAGGTCCCAGGAGGTCCCAGGACatccccaggatgtccccagaAGGTCCCAGAAGGTCCCCATAAGGCCCCAGGATGTTCCCAGAAGGTCTCCAGGAGATCCCCAGAAGGTCCCAGAAGGTTCCAGAAGGTCCCCAGGACATCCCCAGGACATCCAGCACATCCCCAGAAAGTCCCAGGAGGTCCCAGAACATCCCCAGAGGTGCCCAGAAGGTCCCAGAAGgtcccaggatgtccccagaCGGTCCCAGAAGGTCCCAGGACATCCCCAGGAGATCCCCAGGACGTCCCCAGAAGGTCCCAGGAGATCCCCAAAAGGTCCCAGAAGGTCCCAGGACGTCCCCAGAAGGTCCAAGAGATCCCCAGCAGGTCCCCAGAAGGTCCCAGGATGTCCCAAGAGGTCCCCAGAAGGTCCCAGAAGGTCCCCAGAAGGTCCCCAGGAGGTCCCCAGAAGGTCCCAGGATGTTCCCAGAAGGTCCCCAGAAagtccccaggatgtccccagaAGGTCCCAGCAGGTCCCAGAAGGTCCCCAGGACATCCCCAGAAGTTCCCAGCAGGTCCCAGAAGGTCCCCAGGAGGTCCCCAGGACATCCCCAGAAGGTCCCAGAAGGTCCCAGAAGGCCCCAGAAGGTCCCAGAAGGTCCCAGAAGGTCCCAGGACATCCCCAGAAGGTCCCAGAAGGTTCCAGAAGGTCCCAGGACATCCCCAGAAGGTCCCAGAAGGTTCCAG includes these proteins:
- the PSMC4 gene encoding 26S proteasome regulatory subunit 6B isoform X3, whose translation is MEELGLLGEKPQDDVPASAAPRPLPGLSFLVPEPEDLEDLYSRYKKLQQELEFLEVQEEYIKDEQRNLKKEFLHAQEEVKRIQSIPLVIGQFLEAVDQNTAIVGSTTGSNYYVRILSTIDRELLKPNASVALHKHSNALVDVLPPEADSSIMMLTSDQKPDVVYADIGGMDIQKQEVREAVELPLTHFELYKQIGIDPPRGVLMYGPPGCGKTMLAKAVAHHTTAAFIRVVGSEFVQKYLGEGPRMVRDVFRLAKENAPAIIFIDEIDAIATKRFDAQTGADREVQRILLELLNQMDGFDQNVNVKVIMATNRADTLDPALLRPGRLDRKIEFPLPDRRQKRLIFSTITGKMNLSEEVDLEDYVARPDKISGADINSICQEGGMLAVRENRYTVLAQVTQGWL
- the PSMC4 gene encoding 26S proteasome regulatory subunit 6B isoform X1, translating into MEELGLLGEKPQDDVPASAAPRPLPGLSFLVPEPEDLEDLYSRYKKLQQELEFLEVQEEYIKDEQRNLKKEFLHAQEEVKRIQSIPLVIGQFLEAVDQNTAIVGSTTGSNYYVRILSTIDRELLKPNASVALHKHSNALVDVLPPEADSSIMMLTSDQKPDVVYADIGGMDIQKQEVREAVELPLTHFELYKQIGIDPPRGVLMYGPPGCGKTMLAKAVAHHTTAAFIRVVGSEFVQKYLGEGPRMVRDVFRLAKENAPAIIFIDEIDAIATKRFDAQTGADREVQRILLELLNQMDGFDQNVNVKVIMATNRADTLDPALLRPGRLDRKIEFPLPDRRQKRLIFSTITGKMNLSEEVDLEDYVARPDKISGADINSICQEGGMLAVRENRYIVLAKDFEKAYKTVIKKDEQEHEFYK
- the PSMC4 gene encoding 26S proteasome regulatory subunit 6B isoform X2 encodes the protein MEELGLLGEKPQDDVPASAAPRPLPGLSFLVPEPEDLEDLYSRYKKLQQELEFLEVQEEYIKDEQRNLKKEFLHAQEEVKRIQSIPLVIGQFLEAVDQNTAIVGSTTGSNYYVRILSTIDRELLKPNASVALHKHSNALVDVLPPEADSSIMMLTSDQKPDVVYADIGGMDIQKQEVREAVELPLTHFELYKQIGIDPPRGVLMYGPPGCGKTMLAKAVAHHTTAAFIRVVGSEFVQKYLGEGPRMVRDVFRLAKENAPAIIFIDEIDAIATKRFDAQTGADREVQRILLELLNQMDGFDQNVNVKVIMATNRADTLDPALLRPGRLDRKIEFPLPDRRQKRLIFSTITGKMNLSEEVDLEDYVARPDKISGADINSICQEGGMLAVRENRYIVLAKDFEKAYKTVIKKDEQEHEFYK